One region of Streptomyces davaonensis JCM 4913 genomic DNA includes:
- a CDS encoding FAD-binding oxidoreductase: MKIDGFRGRLITRDDADYHTARAVWNGAVDRRPRLIARCGGTADVAAAVRFARDHDLEIAVRGGGHNVAGTAVCDDGIIIDLSAMRAVSVDPADRTAWVQGGALWADVDHETQAHGLATTGGIVSHTGVAGLTLGGGIGFLMRKHGLAVDNLLTAEVVTADGSILHASADDHPDLFWALRGGGGNFGVVTLFRFALHAIGPTVLAGPVFWAADDTTDVLRFYRDFAADALDELGTVVRLGTVPPLPVIPEELHWRPAIAVVCCYAGPIADGERTVEALRRLGTPLVDLLAPKSYCAHQSATDDTTPHGWHYYWKSTDLADLSDDTISVIADHAYRAGSPRSYAVMFHMGGAVNRVTHTATAYAGRDVAHNINIDAVWLPGESGEHAAAETAWARRFLHALQPHRANSVYVNFLDSDDGNSRVREAYGERIYRRLAEIKAKYDPDNTFRHNKNIHPG, encoded by the coding sequence ATGAAGATCGACGGGTTCCGAGGCCGGCTGATCACCCGTGACGACGCCGACTACCACACCGCCCGAGCCGTGTGGAACGGCGCCGTGGACCGGCGCCCCAGGCTGATCGCCCGATGCGGAGGCACTGCCGACGTGGCCGCGGCCGTGCGTTTCGCCCGCGATCACGACCTGGAGATCGCCGTGCGGGGTGGCGGCCACAACGTGGCCGGTACCGCAGTGTGCGACGACGGGATCATCATCGACCTCTCGGCGATGCGGGCCGTGTCCGTCGACCCTGCCGACCGCACCGCCTGGGTCCAGGGCGGTGCCCTCTGGGCCGACGTCGACCACGAGACGCAGGCTCACGGGCTGGCCACCACCGGGGGCATCGTGAGCCATACCGGCGTCGCAGGGCTGACCCTCGGCGGCGGCATCGGCTTCCTCATGCGCAAGCACGGGCTCGCCGTCGACAACCTGCTGACCGCCGAGGTGGTCACCGCCGACGGCAGCATCCTCCATGCGTCCGCTGACGACCACCCCGACCTGTTCTGGGCGCTGCGAGGCGGCGGCGGCAACTTCGGCGTTGTCACCCTGTTCCGGTTCGCGCTGCACGCCATCGGCCCGACGGTCCTGGCCGGACCCGTCTTCTGGGCGGCCGACGACACCACCGACGTGCTGCGCTTCTACCGGGACTTCGCCGCCGACGCACTCGACGAACTCGGCACTGTGGTCAGGCTCGGGACCGTTCCCCCGCTGCCCGTCATCCCCGAGGAACTGCACTGGCGGCCCGCCATCGCCGTCGTCTGCTGTTACGCGGGCCCGATCGCCGACGGCGAGCGCACGGTGGAGGCCCTTCGCCGGCTGGGGACGCCGCTGGTGGATCTGCTCGCGCCCAAGTCGTACTGCGCCCACCAGAGCGCAACCGACGACACCACGCCCCACGGCTGGCACTACTACTGGAAGTCCACGGACCTCGCCGATCTGTCCGACGACACCATCTCCGTCATCGCCGACCACGCCTACCGCGCCGGCTCGCCCCGGTCGTACGCAGTGATGTTCCACATGGGCGGCGCCGTCAACCGAGTCACCCACACCGCCACCGCCTACGCCGGCCGCGACGTGGCCCACAACATCAACATCGACGCCGTATGGCTGCCCGGTGAGTCGGGCGAGCACGCCGCAGCCGAGACCGCCTGGGCGCGGCGGTTCCTCCACGCCCTCCAACCGCACCGCGCCAACAGCGTCTACGTCAATTTCCTTGATTCCGACGACGGCAACAGCCGTGTCCGAGAGGCGTACGGCGAGCGCATCTATCGACGACTGGCCGAGATCAAGGCCAAGTACGACCCGGACAACACCTTCCGCCACAACAAGAACATTCACCCCGGCTGA
- a CDS encoding winged helix-turn-helix transcriptional regulator — MRSYGQYCPIARGAEIFAERWTPLIIRNLYLGCGSFGEILEGAPGLSRTLLSQRLKQLERLGIVRAEPKPDARGNHYELTPAGHDLFKVCVSLGEWGAAWLEIAPEHLDPFVALWSMCNMLRRDRLPDRRVVIRFDFTGRPRPERYWLLIEHGETEICKTYPGLDEDLYITAEAEAFVKWHAGQQTWADAVLDRRIQLHGPSWLVRAFPTWNARSAFAHVKPVTRSTASSAA, encoded by the coding sequence GTGCGGAGCTACGGCCAGTACTGCCCGATTGCCCGCGGCGCCGAGATCTTCGCCGAGCGCTGGACGCCATTGATCATCCGCAACCTGTACCTGGGCTGTGGAAGCTTTGGCGAAATCCTGGAGGGCGCCCCCGGGCTTTCCCGCACCCTGCTCTCGCAGAGGCTCAAGCAACTGGAACGGTTGGGCATCGTCAGGGCAGAACCCAAGCCCGACGCCCGCGGAAACCACTACGAGCTCACGCCCGCGGGGCACGACCTGTTCAAGGTCTGCGTGTCGCTCGGCGAGTGGGGTGCTGCCTGGCTCGAGATCGCCCCCGAGCACCTCGATCCCTTTGTGGCGCTGTGGTCGATGTGCAACATGCTCCGCCGAGACCGGCTCCCGGACCGGCGCGTCGTCATCCGCTTCGACTTCACCGGCCGCCCGCGCCCCGAGCGGTACTGGCTGCTGATCGAACATGGAGAGACCGAGATCTGCAAGACGTACCCCGGCCTCGACGAGGACCTCTACATCACGGCGGAGGCCGAGGCCTTCGTCAAATGGCACGCCGGCCAGCAGACCTGGGCCGACGCCGTCCTCGACCGGCGCATCCAACTCCATGGCCCCTCCTGGCTCGTGCGAGCGTTTCCCACGTGGAACGCCCGCAGCGCCTTCGCCCACGTCAAACCGGTCACCCGAAGCACGGCGAGTTCGGCAGCCTGA
- a CDS encoding alpha/beta fold hydrolase, whose product MARINGGAVTSAEPMEFVQVNGVRIAYESTGEGAVPLVLVHGSWGSHHNWDPVVPGLVPQFRVVAYDRRGHSSSERLSGQGSFDEDVADLAALIEHLEAVPAWVVGNSAGAAITLKLAAARPDVLRGIVVHEPPLWSLLAPGSPEAAAAEAVERGPLEEVSRRISAGDDAGAAELFVDAVALGPGSWARMPDGMRRTFVQNAPTYLDEQNDPAAGAVDETALARYHGPVLLTSGDRSPPLFRPVLTRLAELLPQAEHVVYAGAGHIPHVTHPEAFVHEVVEFTSRSHSGADREARR is encoded by the coding sequence ATGGCACGCATCAATGGGGGCGCCGTCACCTCGGCGGAGCCCATGGAGTTCGTTCAGGTCAACGGGGTGCGCATCGCGTACGAGTCGACCGGTGAGGGGGCGGTTCCGCTCGTTCTCGTGCACGGCAGTTGGGGTTCGCACCACAACTGGGATCCGGTCGTACCCGGCCTGGTCCCCCAATTCCGCGTCGTCGCCTACGACCGGAGGGGCCACAGCAGCAGCGAGCGCCTCTCCGGCCAGGGCAGCTTCGACGAGGACGTGGCCGACCTCGCCGCGCTGATCGAGCATCTCGAGGCGGTCCCCGCATGGGTCGTCGGCAACTCGGCCGGCGCGGCCATCACGCTCAAGCTGGCCGCGGCCCGCCCGGACGTACTGCGCGGGATCGTCGTACACGAGCCGCCGCTGTGGTCCCTGCTCGCCCCGGGCAGTCCCGAGGCCGCCGCGGCCGAGGCCGTCGAGCGTGGGCCGCTCGAGGAGGTGTCGCGTCGCATCTCGGCGGGCGATGACGCCGGTGCGGCCGAGCTGTTCGTGGACGCGGTGGCTCTCGGGCCCGGCAGCTGGGCGCGGATGCCCGACGGCATGCGGCGGACTTTCGTCCAGAACGCTCCGACATACCTCGACGAGCAGAACGACCCCGCCGCCGGGGCCGTCGACGAGACCGCGCTGGCCCGGTACCACGGGCCGGTGCTGCTCACGTCGGGCGACCGGAGCCCGCCTCTGTTCCGGCCGGTGCTGACGCGGCTCGCGGAGCTGTTGCCGCAGGCCGAGCACGTCGTCTACGCCGGTGCGGGTCACATTCCGCACGTGACACATCCGGAAGCGTTCGTGCACGAGGTCGTGGAGTTCACGTCCCGGTCGCACAGCGGGGCCGATCGGGAGGCACGGAGATGA
- a CDS encoding alpha/beta fold hydrolase, translating into MNTVSKELAADRFDVRAPDGTAIAVWADGGGPALVMVHGSLQDHTISSALVGELRTDITTFAMDRRGFGASGDGAAYAIEREFEDVAAVVDTVAARVGGPVAVWGHSYGASLAMGGATLTGNISHLLLYEPSLGLAYPEGWIEKAEKALSDGDAEAAIVLVLRDVLDFTDDQIRAMRSGPEWARRVAVAPTVAREARAEEGWVYRQGQFEGITARTLLLSGSQSPPALKEATDKAAAAIPGARIRLLDGHAHIAHRTDPVLVAAVVREFLAS; encoded by the coding sequence ATGAACACCGTGAGCAAGGAGCTCGCCGCCGACCGGTTCGACGTCCGGGCACCCGACGGGACCGCGATCGCGGTCTGGGCCGACGGTGGGGGACCTGCGCTGGTGATGGTGCACGGTTCGCTGCAGGACCACACCATTTCGTCCGCCCTGGTGGGCGAGCTCCGCACGGACATCACCACGTTCGCCATGGACCGTCGCGGCTTCGGCGCGAGCGGCGACGGCGCCGCGTATGCGATCGAGCGGGAGTTCGAGGACGTCGCCGCCGTCGTCGACACGGTCGCCGCGCGAGTCGGCGGCCCGGTCGCCGTGTGGGGCCACTCCTACGGGGCGAGCCTTGCGATGGGCGGCGCGACGCTCACGGGGAACATCAGCCACCTGCTGTTGTACGAGCCCAGCCTCGGGCTCGCCTACCCCGAGGGCTGGATCGAGAAGGCCGAGAAGGCGCTCTCCGACGGCGACGCCGAAGCGGCCATCGTCCTGGTGCTCCGGGACGTCCTCGACTTCACCGACGACCAGATCCGCGCCATGCGTTCAGGCCCGGAATGGGCCCGCCGTGTCGCCGTGGCACCGACCGTGGCACGGGAGGCACGTGCCGAGGAGGGCTGGGTGTACCGGCAGGGCCAGTTCGAAGGGATCACGGCGCGGACGCTGCTGCTGTCCGGTTCGCAGAGCCCACCAGCCCTCAAGGAGGCCACCGACAAAGCAGCGGCGGCAATCCCGGGTGCCCGGATTCGCCTCCTCGACGGTCACGCGCACATCGCCCACCGAACCGACCCCGTCCTGGTGGCGGCCGTCGTACGGGAGTTCCTCGCATCGTGA
- a CDS encoding HD domain-containing phosphohydrolase gives MRDQLRLMDLLAALSVATDLGMGRPPDTAVRSCLLATGLARALDLPDGQVRGVYLASLLRHLGCTATAAVEARLYGGDELASRSAAEPADFGDVRETLALTLGTGRGAGVNRPRLLTRAVVGNLRHGKAIFQSICEAGSLLAGRLGLDREVGDCLYQQFERWDGKGLPQGLAKDEIVLPARISEVANQALLFHLKGGPEAAMAMVERRAGGWFDPSVVDVFGRRGSALLREIDAVDPWEAVLEAEPPPVRYITGGEFDQVARGFADMVDLKGTYTLGHSAGVAELAEGAAHSLGLAQRDVEDLRRAALLHDLGRVGVSSGIWDKHGPVTRTEREQIRLHPYHTERILACSHVLEPLGRIAGLHHERLDGSGYHHGLSAAGIPLTARILAAADTFQTATQDRPHRPARSPAGAADLLAEEAAAGRLDPDCVRTVVDAAGQAPSPVRLIWPAGLTDREVDVLRLLARGLSNKEIASGLVISRRTAEHHVQHIYGKIGNSTRAAAALFAMEHDLLRG, from the coding sequence ATGCGGGACCAGCTGAGGCTGATGGATCTGCTGGCCGCCCTGTCGGTGGCCACCGATCTCGGCATGGGGCGACCGCCGGACACGGCGGTCCGGTCGTGCCTGCTCGCAACCGGCCTGGCCCGCGCCCTCGACCTGCCTGACGGGCAGGTGCGTGGCGTCTACCTCGCCTCGCTGCTGCGCCACCTCGGCTGTACGGCCACTGCGGCCGTCGAGGCCCGCCTGTACGGGGGCGACGAACTGGCGTCACGGTCGGCCGCCGAACCTGCGGACTTCGGTGACGTCCGGGAGACGCTCGCCCTGACGCTGGGCACTGGACGGGGCGCGGGCGTAAACCGGCCGCGCCTGCTCACGCGGGCCGTGGTGGGCAACCTCCGGCACGGGAAAGCGATCTTCCAGTCCATCTGTGAGGCGGGCTCTCTGCTCGCCGGCCGGCTCGGGCTCGACCGGGAGGTCGGGGACTGCCTGTACCAGCAGTTCGAGCGGTGGGACGGCAAAGGACTGCCGCAAGGGCTGGCCAAGGACGAGATCGTGCTCCCGGCACGGATCAGCGAAGTCGCCAACCAGGCACTGCTGTTCCACCTCAAGGGCGGGCCGGAGGCAGCCATGGCGATGGTGGAGCGACGGGCCGGTGGATGGTTCGACCCGTCGGTCGTCGACGTCTTCGGGCGCCGCGGGAGCGCCCTGTTGCGCGAGATCGACGCCGTGGATCCGTGGGAGGCGGTCCTGGAAGCCGAGCCGCCGCCCGTGAGGTACATCACCGGGGGCGAGTTCGACCAGGTGGCGCGCGGCTTCGCGGACATGGTCGATCTCAAGGGGACCTACACACTGGGGCACTCGGCGGGAGTCGCCGAGCTGGCCGAAGGAGCCGCCCACTCGCTCGGGCTGGCGCAACGCGACGTCGAGGACCTGCGGCGCGCCGCCCTCCTGCACGACCTGGGGCGGGTCGGCGTCTCCAGCGGGATCTGGGACAAGCACGGCCCGGTGACTCGTACGGAACGCGAGCAGATCCGACTGCACCCCTACCACACGGAGCGCATCCTGGCCTGCTCGCACGTCCTCGAACCGCTGGGGCGCATCGCGGGTCTGCATCATGAACGACTGGACGGCAGCGGCTACCACCATGGGCTGTCGGCCGCCGGGATCCCCTTGACGGCCCGGATCCTCGCGGCCGCCGACACCTTCCAGACGGCCACCCAGGATAGGCCTCACCGGCCCGCCCGCAGCCCGGCCGGGGCCGCCGACCTGCTGGCCGAGGAGGCCGCGGCCGGTCGTCTCGATCCCGACTGCGTGCGGACCGTCGTCGATGCCGCCGGGCAAGCGCCGTCACCAGTACGGCTGATCTGGCCCGCCGGGCTCACGGACCGGGAGGTCGACGTCCTGCGGCTGCTGGCCCGCGGCCTGTCGAACAAGGAGATCGCGAGCGGGCTCGTGATCTCGCGACGTACCGCCGAGCACCACGTCCAGCACATCTACGGCAAGATCGGCAACTCCACTCGCGCAGCCGCCGCCCTGTTCGCCATGGAGCACGACCTCCTGCGGGGCTGA
- a CDS encoding MFS transporter, whose amino-acid sequence MTTTTSPGGIRLGLRANLAQFSLLVLVNALVGGMLGQERTVLPLLADDVFHLSAYTAALTYILAFGATKAITNFFAGALSDRYGRKPVLIAGWLIALPVPAMLAWGPSWGWIIAANVLLGVNQGLTWSTTVIMKIDLVGPERRGLAMGFNEAAGYVAVAATAMATGAIADHAGLRPEPFLLGAAYLVLALGLSTFAVRETRDHARAEAAQHPVPATDVTTAQIARLTSFTDKALSAASQAGLVNNLNDALAWGIFPLLFATHGLSVAEIGVLAALYPAVWGAGQMLTGWWSDHVGRKHLITAGMLLQAAAIALVAAATTFPAWAVAQILLGIGTALVYPTLLAVIGDVAHPAWRARAVGVYRLWRDGGFAVGALLAGILADAYGLTTAIWAVAALTATSGLTVAVRMYETHPRPVNQAAARRDPPPPDQVN is encoded by the coding sequence GTGACCACCACGACCTCCCCTGGCGGCATACGGCTCGGACTGCGCGCCAACCTCGCCCAGTTCAGCCTGCTCGTCCTCGTCAACGCCCTGGTCGGCGGGATGCTCGGCCAGGAGCGCACGGTCCTGCCGCTGCTCGCCGATGACGTCTTCCACCTCTCCGCCTATACGGCCGCCCTCACCTACATCCTCGCCTTCGGCGCCACCAAGGCGATCACCAACTTCTTCGCCGGCGCCCTCTCCGACCGCTACGGACGCAAGCCCGTCCTCATCGCCGGCTGGCTGATCGCCCTGCCGGTCCCCGCGATGCTCGCCTGGGGCCCGTCGTGGGGCTGGATCATCGCCGCCAACGTGCTGCTCGGCGTCAACCAGGGCCTGACCTGGTCCACCACCGTCATCATGAAGATCGACCTGGTCGGCCCCGAACGCCGCGGCCTGGCCATGGGCTTCAACGAGGCCGCCGGGTACGTCGCTGTCGCCGCCACGGCCATGGCCACCGGCGCCATCGCCGACCACGCCGGACTGCGTCCCGAGCCGTTCCTCCTCGGCGCCGCCTACCTCGTTCTGGCCCTGGGCCTGTCCACCTTCGCGGTCCGCGAGACCCGCGACCACGCCCGGGCCGAGGCCGCCCAGCACCCCGTACCGGCGACGGACGTGACCACCGCGCAGATCGCCCGCCTGACCAGCTTCACCGACAAGGCCCTGTCCGCCGCCAGCCAGGCCGGCCTGGTCAACAACCTCAACGACGCCCTCGCCTGGGGCATCTTCCCTCTGCTGTTCGCCACGCACGGCCTGTCCGTCGCCGAGATCGGCGTCCTCGCCGCCCTCTACCCGGCCGTGTGGGGTGCGGGGCAGATGCTCACCGGCTGGTGGTCCGACCACGTCGGCCGCAAGCACCTCATCACCGCCGGCATGCTGCTCCAGGCCGCCGCCATCGCCCTCGTCGCCGCCGCGACCACCTTCCCCGCCTGGGCCGTCGCCCAGATCCTGCTCGGTATCGGCACCGCGCTCGTCTACCCGACGCTGCTCGCCGTCATCGGCGACGTCGCTCACCCCGCCTGGCGCGCCCGCGCCGTCGGCGTCTACCGCTTGTGGCGCGACGGCGGCTTCGCCGTCGGCGCCCTCCTCGCCGGAATCCTCGCCGACGCGTACGGTCTCACCACCGCCATCTGGGCCGTCGCCGCCCTCACCGCCACCTCCGGCCTGACCGTCGCGGTCCGTATGTACGAAACCCATCCGCGCCCGGTGAACCAAGCCGCTGCTCGCCGAGATCCACCCCCGCCCGATCAAGTCAACTGA
- a CDS encoding MBL fold metallo-hydrolase, whose protein sequence is MGFADDRLIPLVDAGLGNSAYLVDLGDGRALAVDPGRDLRALRTAAERRGLTVAFAADTHLHADFLTGALQLAADDGAAVLASAAGHRTFPHTALADGDETDLGGLTLRTLATPGHTDEHLSFLLLDGTRELGVFTGGSLIVGSAARTDLLGADRTEELARAQYRSLRRLADLPDRTAVWPTHGAGSFCSAPPGAERTTTIGAQKQANALLAAPDEDTFVRELLSSLGSYPSYFDRLAETNRRGPAVLAAGPALPALSAAAVRELIGQGAQVVDVRPVPDFAAGHIPGAVSIPLRDQFATWLGWLLPDDAPLVFVTAPGQDLPELTWQALKIGYERLAGHLTMDAWIAGGGGRATIELLTADRIGDRPVLDVRQQSEREAGHIPGAVGIELGALAARADEAPSGAVVHCGHGERAMTAASLLQRAGHKDLAVLEGGPADWAKATGRPLREGA, encoded by the coding sequence ATGGGCTTCGCCGACGACCGTCTGATCCCGCTGGTCGACGCCGGGCTGGGCAACAGCGCCTACCTCGTCGACCTCGGCGACGGCCGCGCTCTGGCCGTGGACCCAGGCCGGGACCTGCGCGCCCTGCGCACCGCCGCCGAGCGGCGCGGGCTGACCGTCGCCTTCGCCGCCGACACCCACCTGCACGCCGACTTCCTCACCGGAGCCCTCCAGCTCGCCGCCGACGACGGCGCCGCCGTCCTGGCCTCCGCCGCCGGCCACCGCACCTTCCCGCACACCGCGCTCGCCGACGGCGACGAGACCGACCTGGGCGGGCTGACCCTGCGCACACTGGCCACCCCCGGCCACACCGACGAACACCTGTCCTTCCTGCTCCTGGACGGCACACGCGAGCTGGGGGTCTTCACCGGCGGCTCGCTGATCGTCGGCTCCGCCGCGCGCACCGACCTCCTCGGCGCCGACCGAACAGAGGAACTCGCCCGCGCCCAGTACCGGTCTCTGCGGCGGCTGGCCGACCTACCGGACCGGACCGCGGTGTGGCCCACCCACGGCGCCGGTTCCTTCTGCTCCGCCCCGCCCGGTGCCGAGCGCACCACCACCATCGGCGCCCAGAAGCAGGCCAACGCCCTGCTCGCCGCGCCGGACGAGGACACCTTCGTACGCGAACTACTGAGCAGCCTCGGCTCCTACCCCTCCTACTTCGACCGCCTCGCCGAGACCAACCGGCGCGGCCCTGCCGTGCTCGCTGCGGGGCCCGCGCTCCCCGCCCTGTCCGCGGCCGCCGTACGCGAACTGATCGGCCAGGGCGCGCAGGTCGTCGACGTACGGCCCGTGCCGGACTTCGCCGCCGGCCACATTCCCGGCGCCGTCTCGATCCCGCTGCGCGACCAGTTCGCCACCTGGCTCGGCTGGCTGCTGCCCGACGACGCCCCGCTCGTCTTCGTCACCGCACCCGGCCAGGACCTCCCCGAACTCACCTGGCAGGCCCTGAAGATCGGCTACGAGCGACTGGCCGGCCACCTGACCATGGACGCCTGGATCGCCGGCGGCGGAGGCCGGGCGACCATCGAATTGCTCACCGCCGACCGCATCGGCGACCGTCCCGTCCTCGACGTCCGCCAGCAATCCGAGCGCGAAGCCGGTCACATCCCGGGCGCGGTCGGCATCGAACTCGGCGCATTGGCCGCCCGTGCCGACGAGGCGCCCTCGGGAGCGGTGGTTCACTGCGGACACGGTGAGCGCGCGATGACCGCCGCCAGCCTCCTCCAGCGCGCGGGACACAAGGACCTGGCCGTTCTCGAAGGCGGACCCGCCGACTGGGCCAAGGCCACCGGACGCCCGCTGCGGGAGGGCGCGTGA
- a CDS encoding ArsR/SmtB family transcription factor, which produces MAGNTTAGTKARLYDAFAVSGKALASGKRLELLDLLAQGERTVDALAKAAGLNLTTASAHLQTLKQAGFVATRREGVRIHYRLAGDDVAQLFALLRKVAEAHQAAVPAARDAYLGEDDAAEVTHEELRARVAAGDVVVLDVRPVAEYRAGHIPGAVSIPVDELADRIDELPEQTEIVVYCRGEYCVLAYDAVRLLTDRGRRAIRLNDGMLEWRLAELPVDAGDLA; this is translated from the coding sequence ATGGCGGGAAACACCACGGCCGGTACGAAGGCGCGGCTGTACGACGCGTTCGCGGTCAGCGGCAAGGCGCTGGCCAGCGGAAAGCGCCTGGAACTCCTCGATCTGCTGGCCCAGGGCGAGCGGACGGTGGACGCGCTGGCCAAGGCGGCGGGGCTGAACCTGACGACGGCCTCGGCGCATCTGCAGACGCTCAAGCAGGCCGGGTTCGTGGCCACCCGCCGTGAGGGCGTGCGCATCCACTACCGGCTCGCCGGGGACGACGTGGCCCAGCTGTTCGCGCTGCTGCGCAAGGTCGCCGAGGCCCACCAGGCGGCCGTACCCGCGGCGCGGGACGCGTACCTCGGTGAGGACGACGCGGCGGAGGTCACCCACGAGGAGCTGCGCGCCCGTGTGGCGGCCGGGGACGTGGTGGTGCTGGACGTGCGTCCGGTGGCTGAGTACCGGGCCGGGCACATCCCGGGCGCGGTGTCGATCCCGGTCGATGAACTGGCCGACCGGATCGACGAGTTGCCGGAGCAGACGGAGATCGTCGTGTACTGCCGGGGCGAATACTGCGTACTCGCCTACGACGCGGTGCGGCTGCTGACCGACCGCGGACGGCGGGCGATCCGCCTGAACGACGGCATGCTGGAGTGGCGCCTGGCCGAACTGCCCGTCGACGCCGGGGACCTGGCATGA
- a CDS encoding cysteine desulfurase family protein gives MTGSGVPVHPGLADGPVYLDYNATTPVDPRVAEAMGPHLTDFFGNPSSSHPYSAEPRAALADARAQVAALIGARAEEIVFTASGSEADLLALRGAVLASGHMRPHVITQVTEHPAVLETCHALERLHGARVTVLPVDGDGLVAPAALAAALTEETVLVSVMAANNETGALQPIPALARITRAHGALFHCDAAQAVGKVPLDVGELGVDLLTVVGHKMYAPKGIAALYIRRGVVLEPLVHGGGQEHGLRAGTENVAFAVALGTAAELAAADLASGGHERSAGLRDRLHDRLTDALPGRVHLNGPVKPRLPNTLNISIDGVLGHELLTAAPEIAASTGSACHSGTRTPSPVLRAMGLDDARSMAALRLSIGRWTTPADIDRAANALITAARAGRA, from the coding sequence ATGACCGGCAGCGGTGTGCCCGTACATCCGGGGCTCGCCGACGGGCCGGTCTACTTGGACTACAACGCCACCACCCCGGTGGATCCTCGGGTGGCCGAGGCGATGGGCCCGCATCTGACGGACTTCTTCGGCAACCCCTCCAGCAGCCACCCCTACAGTGCCGAGCCCCGCGCCGCGCTGGCCGACGCTCGCGCACAGGTCGCCGCCCTGATCGGTGCCCGTGCCGAGGAGATCGTGTTCACCGCCTCCGGCTCCGAGGCCGACCTGCTCGCGCTGCGCGGTGCGGTCCTCGCCTCCGGCCACATGCGTCCGCATGTGATCACGCAGGTCACCGAGCATCCGGCCGTCCTGGAGACCTGCCACGCGTTGGAGCGCCTGCACGGAGCCCGCGTGACCGTGCTGCCCGTCGACGGCGACGGACTGGTCGCCCCTGCCGCGCTGGCTGCCGCGCTCACCGAGGAGACCGTGCTGGTGTCGGTGATGGCCGCCAACAACGAGACCGGCGCCCTCCAGCCGATCCCCGCGCTGGCCCGCATCACCCGCGCGCACGGCGCGCTGTTTCACTGCGACGCCGCCCAGGCCGTCGGGAAAGTCCCGCTGGATGTAGGGGAGTTGGGGGTCGATCTGCTGACCGTGGTCGGGCACAAGATGTACGCCCCCAAGGGCATCGCCGCGCTGTACATCCGTCGCGGCGTCGTCCTGGAACCGCTGGTCCACGGCGGAGGCCAGGAGCACGGTCTGCGCGCGGGCACCGAGAACGTCGCATTCGCCGTCGCGCTCGGCACCGCCGCCGAACTCGCCGCCGCAGACCTGGCCTCGGGCGGCCATGAGCGCTCCGCCGGACTGCGCGACCGCCTCCACGACCGACTCACCGACGCGCTCCCGGGCCGGGTCCACCTCAACGGCCCGGTGAAGCCACGACTGCCCAACACCCTCAACATCAGCATCGACGGCGTACTCGGCCATGAACTCCTCACCGCCGCACCCGAGATCGCCGCCTCCACCGGCTCGGCCTGCCACAGCGGCACCCGCACCCCTTCGCCGGTCCTGCGCGCGATGGGCCTGGACGATGCCCGCAGCATGGCCGCACTCCGGTTGTCGATCGGCCGCTGGACCACTCCGGCAGACATCGACCGCGCCGCCAACGCGCTGATCACCGCCGCCCGCGCAGGTCGCGCGTGA
- a CDS encoding sulfurtransferase TusA family protein, protein MTASAHAEPPLVVDGSGLLCVTLLLRLRKEVDGAPPGTVVHLRATDPAASLDLAAWCHMTGHTYVGPVPGEVPATTYVLVIAETALRTDPSSPWRRTEIS, encoded by the coding sequence GTGACCGCCTCTGCCCATGCCGAACCGCCACTGGTCGTGGACGGCTCGGGCCTGCTCTGCGTCACCCTCCTGCTCCGTCTCCGCAAGGAAGTCGACGGCGCCCCACCGGGCACTGTCGTGCATCTGCGAGCCACCGACCCGGCCGCCTCGCTGGACCTGGCCGCCTGGTGCCACATGACCGGTCACACCTACGTCGGCCCCGTGCCCGGAGAGGTGCCCGCCACGACGTACGTACTCGTCATCGCCGAGACCGCGCTGCGCACGGATCCGTCATCTCCCTGGCGGCGTACGGAGATCAGCTAG